The following are encoded in a window of Bradyrhizobium sp. WBOS07 genomic DNA:
- the otsB gene encoding trehalose-phosphatase — translation MKSELAEMAMDQQPTIFDDEAPETVPVPHALVPHLDETAILLDIDGTLLDLMPTPREVWVPPGLSETLNRLTERTSGALALVSGRSLNDIDLIFAPEVFRAVAGHGAEMRLSVDNEVDAVHAPPLDKELKRRLAAIAKLSPGILLEDKGYSLALHYRLAPHAEKAIYEAVSVIRADLPNAPIEVLPGKFVCEIKHSGFTKATGVRELMKREPFRGRRPIFIGDDVTDETVFAIMPDMNGLAFSVGRRAMGVNGHFDTPNDVRAFLARLLDPR, via the coding sequence ATGAAATCGGAACTTGCAGAAATGGCGATGGACCAGCAGCCCACAATATTCGACGACGAGGCGCCCGAGACGGTGCCGGTGCCGCATGCGCTGGTGCCGCATCTCGACGAGACCGCAATTCTGCTCGACATCGACGGGACCCTGCTCGACCTGATGCCGACGCCGCGCGAGGTATGGGTACCGCCGGGCCTGTCGGAGACGCTGAACCGGTTGACCGAGCGCACGTCCGGCGCGCTGGCGCTGGTTAGCGGCCGCTCGCTCAACGACATCGACCTGATCTTCGCGCCCGAGGTATTTCGCGCCGTCGCCGGCCACGGCGCCGAGATGCGGCTGTCGGTGGACAATGAGGTCGATGCCGTGCATGCGCCGCCGCTGGACAAGGAGCTGAAGCGGCGGCTCGCGGCCATTGCCAAGCTCAGCCCGGGCATTCTGCTCGAGGACAAGGGCTATTCGCTCGCTCTGCATTACCGCCTCGCGCCGCATGCGGAGAAGGCGATCTACGAAGCCGTCTCGGTGATCCGCGCCGATCTGCCCAACGCGCCAATCGAGGTGCTGCCCGGCAAGTTCGTGTGTGAGATCAAGCATTCCGGATTCACCAAGGCGACCGGCGTGCGCGAACTGATGAAGCGGGAGCCGTTCAGGGGACGGCGTCCGATCTTCATCGGCGACGACGTCACCGATGAAACCGTATTCGCAATCATGCCCGACATGAACGGGCTTGCCTTCTCGGTCGGGCGCCGCGCCATGGGCGTGAACGGCCATTTCGACACGCCGAACGACGTGCGGGCCTTCCTCGCGCGCCTGCTCGATCCAAGGTGA
- a CDS encoding DUF3175 domain-containing protein: MAQVRKRTHSRNSGPRKSVRRKTSTRRSAVARKSTKRATPKRWSQRVTKESDALDLKQGVFKLTSPRKIAISLKQSAEHSSRRKTGAYRSALSMLTFYINRAGKTLPKTQRARLEKAKVELKRAFGRE, from the coding sequence ATGGCTCAGGTCAGAAAGAGGACACATTCTCGAAACAGCGGTCCACGCAAGTCCGTCCGCCGGAAGACGAGCACGCGGCGCAGCGCGGTTGCGCGCAAGAGCACCAAACGCGCGACGCCGAAGCGCTGGTCGCAACGGGTGACGAAAGAGAGCGACGCGCTTGATCTCAAGCAGGGCGTGTTCAAGCTGACCAGCCCGAGGAAGATCGCGATCTCGTTGAAGCAATCGGCCGAGCACAGCTCACGACGCAAGACCGGCGCCTATCGTTCGGCGCTGTCGATGCTGACCTTCTACATCAACCGTGCCGGCAAGACCTTGCCGAAAACACAGCGCGCGCGTCTGGAGAAGGCGAAGGTCGAGCTGAAGCGGGCGTTCGGGCGAGAGTGA
- a CDS encoding methyl-accepting chemotaxis protein gives MSVKSKSNQSKLPTLRFRAKIILGFVAVLAILAVSMAFAYFGFERIAGAVASYRTSVSEADLARTVDRELIAYQGLARAYTLTGAADDETAAKAAEENLKGAIAKSVAATTGAARREQVGKLEAEFQRFTKVFGEIITLTRANNKIAADELNSVGNKIRFKFDDLADTAALAGLASVQTTAKDITSQYLAVSTSVSAFVAKPEPKTADGVIARVKFLETLLVSIYANDQKITDRVTEIGNLLKQYRSSFTKLSENVKIIVKLNGEMTKTAATILKLSDELRSELTADQQRIEASANATIVDTERLMMMLALGGLAIGAVLALMLGNGISRPMIAMCKAMRELASGNFDVVLPGLGRKDEIGEMAGAVEEFKVQAVAKAERDAAASEVQNREQAASRRAELIRFADDFESAVGAIVSNVSASAVQLESAASTLTRTAETTQSLSSQVAGVSEQASSNMQSVATATEELSASVEEIGRQVRDSSRIAEAAVVQAKETDGRIGKLSHAAQQIGEVVKLITAIAEQTNLLALNATIEAARAGEAGRGFAVVASEVKSLASQTAKATDEISSHIAGMQGATAESVAAIKEIGATIGQISSISTSIASAVEQQGAATQEIARSVQTVAQGTQTAATDIGQVNRGAAETGSASEEVLHSAKTLSSESTRLRAELDRFMGNIRAA, from the coding sequence ATGTCGGTCAAGTCGAAGTCGAACCAATCGAAGCTGCCAACTCTGCGGTTTCGCGCAAAAATCATCCTCGGCTTCGTGGCGGTGCTGGCCATCCTCGCCGTCAGCATGGCCTTCGCCTATTTCGGCTTCGAGCGGATTGCCGGCGCCGTGGCCTCCTATCGCACCAGCGTCTCGGAAGCCGACCTCGCGCGGACGGTCGATCGCGAACTGATCGCCTATCAAGGATTGGCCCGGGCCTACACCCTGACCGGGGCGGCGGACGACGAGACCGCAGCCAAGGCCGCCGAAGAAAATCTGAAGGGCGCCATCGCCAAGTCGGTCGCCGCCACGACCGGCGCCGCGCGCCGCGAGCAGGTCGGCAAGCTCGAGGCCGAATTCCAGCGATTCACGAAGGTGTTCGGAGAGATCATCACGCTGACGCGTGCCAACAACAAGATCGCGGCCGACGAGCTCAACAGCGTCGGCAACAAGATCCGGTTCAAGTTCGACGATCTCGCCGATACTGCCGCGCTGGCGGGGCTGGCCTCGGTCCAGACCACGGCCAAGGACATCACCTCGCAATATCTGGCGGTCTCCACCTCGGTCAGCGCCTTCGTCGCCAAGCCGGAGCCCAAGACCGCCGATGGCGTGATCGCCCGCGTCAAATTCCTGGAGACGCTGCTGGTCTCGATCTATGCCAACGACCAGAAGATCACCGACCGCGTGACCGAGATCGGCAATCTGCTGAAGCAGTACCGCAGCTCCTTCACCAAGCTGTCGGAGAACGTGAAGATCATCGTCAAGCTGAACGGCGAGATGACCAAGACCGCGGCGACCATCCTCAAGCTCTCGGACGAGCTGCGGTCGGAGCTGACTGCGGATCAGCAGCGCATCGAAGCGAGCGCCAATGCGACGATTGTGGATACCGAGCGGCTGATGATGATGTTGGCGCTCGGCGGCCTCGCCATCGGAGCCGTGCTCGCCCTGATGCTCGGCAACGGCATCTCGCGTCCGATGATCGCGATGTGCAAGGCGATGCGGGAGCTCGCCTCGGGCAATTTCGACGTCGTGCTGCCGGGCCTCGGCCGCAAGGATGAGATCGGCGAGATGGCCGGCGCGGTCGAGGAGTTCAAGGTTCAGGCTGTTGCAAAAGCCGAGCGCGATGCGGCCGCCAGCGAGGTCCAGAACCGGGAGCAGGCCGCAAGCCGCCGCGCCGAGCTGATCCGCTTCGCCGACGATTTCGAGAGCGCGGTCGGCGCCATCGTCTCCAACGTCTCGGCCTCGGCCGTGCAGCTGGAATCGGCGGCCTCCACCCTGACCCGCACCGCCGAGACCACCCAGAGCCTGTCGAGCCAGGTCGCCGGCGTCTCCGAGCAGGCCTCCTCCAACATGCAGTCGGTCGCCACCGCGACCGAGGAGCTGTCCGCCTCGGTCGAGGAGATCGGTCGCCAGGTCCGCGATTCCAGCCGCATCGCGGAGGCCGCCGTGGTCCAGGCCAAGGAAACCGACGGGCGCATCGGAAAGCTCTCGCATGCGGCCCAGCAGATCGGCGAAGTGGTCAAGCTGATCACGGCGATCGCCGAGCAGACCAATCTTCTGGCGCTCAACGCCACCATCGAGGCGGCGCGCGCCGGTGAAGCCGGGCGCGGCTTTGCCGTGGTCGCCAGTGAGGTGAAGTCGCTGGCGAGCCAGACCGCGAAGGCGACGGACGAGATCTCCTCGCACATCGCGGGCATGCAAGGCGCCACCGCCGAATCGGTTGCCGCGATCAAGGAGATCGGGGCGACCATCGGCCAGATCTCGTCGATCTCGACGTCGATCGCCAGCGCGGTCGAGCAGCAGGGCGCGGCGACGCAGGAGATCGCGCGCAGCGTCCAGACCGTGGCGCAGGGCACCCAGACCGCGGCCACCGATATCGGTCAGGTCAACCGCGGCGCCGCCGAGACCGGCTCGGCCTCGGAGGAGGTGCTGCACTCGGCCAAGACGCTGTCGTCCGAAAGCACCCGCCTGCGCGCCGAGCTCGACCGCTTCATGGGGAATATCAGGGCGGCGTAA
- a CDS encoding methyl-accepting chemotaxis protein produces MSGRINSPSKRTLFPTLRFRAKIILGFAVVLAISAVSLGFAYFGFERVSEGVGSYRSSVSEADLARNIDRELLGYRSAARYFVVTGKEDDAKAALDAEASLKDAINQAIKNAKNPARLESLNKLAKEFSNFSATFAKILQAKRDSALLVQNQLQRNANLLKYKLDDIGNNASDSEAQAIEFGTKQVNAQFQTASAAASNFILNSDQAVGASAMARLKFVENSLGAVYSMDEKVVAGLKEAKALLAAYRDALEKLIAKAKLVDDLVTEMSGSAGAILQGASAMKADLVAEQQRLDSESEATIGRTERLVLILAVGGTLLGAFLAFVLGTGISRPMIAMCKAMRELASGNFDVVLPGLGRKDEIGEMAGAVEEFKVQAVAKAERDAAASEVQNREQAASRRAELIRFADDFESAVGAIVSNVSASAVQLESAASTLTRTAETTQSLSSQVAGVSEQASSNMQSVATATEELSASVEEIGRQVRDSSRIAEAAVVQAKETDGRIGKLSHAAQQIGEVVKLITAIAEQTNLLALNATIEAARAGEAGRGFAVVASEVKSLASQTAKATDEISSHIAGMQGATAESVAAIKEIGATIGQISSISTSIASAVEQQGAATQEIARSVQTVAQGTQTAATDIGQVNRGAAETGSASEEVLHSAKTLSSESTRLRAELDRFMGNIRAA; encoded by the coding sequence ATGTCCGGGCGTATCAATTCGCCGTCGAAGCGCACGCTATTTCCCACGCTCAGGTTCCGCGCCAAGATCATCCTGGGCTTTGCGGTGGTGCTCGCCATCTCCGCGGTCAGCCTCGGCTTCGCCTATTTCGGCTTCGAGCGCGTTTCTGAAGGCGTAGGATCCTACCGCAGCAGCGTCTCCGAGGCCGATCTCGCCCGCAATATCGATCGCGAGCTGCTCGGCTATCGTTCGGCGGCCCGCTATTTCGTGGTGACCGGCAAGGAGGACGACGCCAAGGCGGCGTTGGACGCCGAGGCCAGCCTTAAGGATGCGATCAATCAGGCCATCAAGAATGCCAAGAACCCGGCGCGGCTGGAGAGTCTCAACAAGCTCGCGAAGGAATTCTCCAACTTCTCGGCGACCTTCGCCAAGATCCTGCAAGCCAAGCGTGACAGCGCGCTCCTGGTCCAGAATCAGCTTCAGCGCAACGCCAACCTGCTGAAATACAAGCTCGACGACATCGGCAACAACGCCTCCGACTCCGAGGCGCAGGCGATCGAATTCGGCACCAAGCAGGTCAACGCCCAATTCCAGACCGCGAGTGCAGCCGCGAGCAACTTCATCCTCAACTCGGACCAGGCCGTCGGGGCAAGCGCGATGGCGCGGCTGAAGTTCGTCGAGAACTCGCTCGGCGCGGTCTATTCCATGGACGAAAAGGTTGTCGCCGGCCTGAAGGAGGCCAAGGCGCTTCTCGCCGCCTATCGCGACGCGCTGGAAAAGCTGATCGCGAAAGCCAAGCTGGTCGACGACCTCGTCACCGAGATGAGCGGCTCGGCCGGTGCGATCCTGCAAGGCGCAAGTGCCATGAAGGCGGACCTCGTCGCCGAACAGCAACGGCTCGACTCGGAGTCGGAAGCGACCATCGGGCGGACCGAGCGGCTGGTTCTAATCCTCGCCGTTGGCGGCACGCTGCTCGGCGCGTTTCTCGCCTTCGTGCTCGGTACCGGCATCTCGCGTCCGATGATCGCGATGTGCAAGGCGATGCGGGAGCTCGCCTCGGGTAATTTCGACGTCGTGCTGCCGGGCCTCGGCCGCAAGGACGAGATCGGCGAGATGGCCGGCGCGGTCGAGGAGTTCAAGGTTCAAGCCGTGGCCAAGGCCGAGCGCGACGCTGCCGCCAGCGAGGTCCAGAACCGGGAGCAGGCCGCAAGCCGCCGCGCCGAGTTGATCCGCTTCGCCGACGATTTCGAGAGCGCGGTCGGCGCCATCGTCTCCAACGTCTCGGCCTCGGCCGTGCAGCTGGAATCGGCGGCCTCCACGTTGACCCGCACCGCCGAAACCACCCAGAGCCTGTCGAGCCAGGTCGCCGGCGTCTCCGAGCAGGCCTCCTCCAACATGCAGTCGGTCGCCACCGCGACCGAGGAGCTGTCCGCCTCGGTCGAGGAGATCGGCCGCCAGGTCCGCGATTCCAGCCGCATTGCCGAGGCTGCCGTGGTCCAGGCCAAGGAGACCGACGGGCGCATCGGAAAGCTCTCGCATGCGGCCCAGCAGATCGGCGAAGTGGTCAAGCTGATCACGGCGATCGCCGAGCAGACCAATCTTCTGGCGCTCAACGCCACCATCGAGGCGGCGCGCGCCGGTGAAGCCGGGCGCGGCTTTGCCGTGGTCGCCAGTGAGGTGAAGTCGCTGGCGAGCCAGACCGCGAAGGCGACGGACGAGATCTCCTCGCACATCGCGGGCATGCAGGGCGCCACCGCCGAATCGGTTGCCGCGATCAAGGAGATCGGGGCGACCATCGGCCAGATCTCGTCGATCTCGACGTCGATCGCCAGCGCGGTCGAGCAGCAGGGCGCGGCGACGCAGGAGATCGCGCGCAGCGTCCAGACCGTGGCGCAGGGCACCCAGACCGCGGCCACCGATATCGGCCAGGTCAACCGCGGCGCCGCCGAGACCGGCTCGGCCTCGGAGGAGGTGCTGCACTCGGCCAAGACGCTGTCGTCCGAAAGCACCCGCCTGCGCGCCGAGCTCGACCGCTTCATGGGGAATATCAGGGCGGCGTAA
- a CDS encoding MFS transporter, with translation MELQQSPALNYAPTVSAAVTDRIVETSIPARLDALPWSGFHTRVVLALGITWILDGLEVTLAGALSGALKQSPSLQFSNLDLGIANSAYLAGAVLGALGFGWLTDRIGRKKLFFITLALYLSATAATALSWDVASYALFRFLTGAGIGGEYTAINSTIQELVPARYRGWTDLVINGSFWIGAAMGAVAAIVLLDPAVITPDLGWRFAYLIGAGLGLVVLLMRMWIPESPRWLMIHGRPDQAHAIVDEIERSVIGHDQDINEARFPKIRLKMRDHTPIREVVHTLFSAYRQRAVVGLVLMSAQAFFYNAIFFTFALVLTDFYGIRADHVGWYLLPFAAGNFLGPLLLGRLFDTLGRRTMIMFTYGMSGLLLALSGYLFSIGVLSAQGQTVAWMVIFFFASPAASAAYLTVSETFPLEVRALAIAVFYAVGTGIGGVIGPALFGALIDTGSRTSVFAGYLLGAVLMLAAAIVAWRYAVSAERKSLEQIARPLAFME, from the coding sequence ATGGAATTGCAGCAAAGCCCAGCGCTGAACTACGCACCGACGGTGTCGGCGGCCGTCACCGACCGCATCGTCGAGACCAGTATTCCGGCACGGCTCGACGCGCTGCCGTGGAGCGGCTTTCACACCCGCGTGGTGCTCGCGCTCGGCATCACCTGGATCCTTGACGGGCTCGAGGTGACATTGGCGGGCGCGCTCTCCGGCGCACTGAAACAGAGTCCGTCGCTGCAATTCTCCAACCTCGATCTCGGCATCGCCAATTCCGCCTATCTCGCCGGTGCCGTGCTCGGCGCGCTCGGCTTCGGCTGGCTCACCGACCGCATCGGCCGGAAAAAACTGTTCTTCATCACGCTCGCGCTCTACCTTTCGGCCACGGCCGCGACCGCTCTGTCATGGGATGTCGCGAGCTACGCATTGTTCCGGTTCCTCACCGGTGCCGGCATCGGCGGCGAATATACCGCGATCAACTCGACCATCCAGGAGCTGGTGCCGGCGCGCTATCGCGGTTGGACCGATCTCGTCATCAACGGCAGTTTCTGGATCGGCGCCGCGATGGGCGCGGTCGCGGCCATCGTGCTGCTCGACCCCGCCGTGATCACGCCTGATCTCGGCTGGCGGTTCGCTTATCTGATCGGCGCCGGCCTCGGTCTCGTCGTGCTGCTGATGCGCATGTGGATTCCGGAAAGTCCGCGCTGGCTGATGATCCATGGCCGTCCCGACCAGGCTCATGCGATCGTCGACGAGATCGAACGCTCCGTGATCGGGCATGATCAGGATATCAACGAGGCGCGCTTCCCCAAGATCCGGCTGAAGATGCGTGATCACACGCCGATCCGCGAGGTCGTGCACACGCTGTTCTCGGCGTATCGCCAGCGCGCGGTGGTGGGCCTCGTGCTGATGAGCGCGCAGGCGTTCTTCTACAATGCCATCTTCTTCACCTTCGCGCTGGTGCTGACCGATTTCTACGGCATCAGGGCCGATCACGTCGGCTGGTACCTGCTGCCCTTTGCCGCCGGCAATTTCCTCGGGCCCCTGCTGCTCGGCCGGCTGTTCGATACGCTGGGACGCCGCACCATGATCATGTTCACCTATGGCATGTCGGGCCTGCTGCTGGCGCTGTCGGGCTATCTGTTCTCGATCGGCGTGCTCAGTGCGCAGGGACAGACCGTCGCCTGGATGGTGATCTTCTTCTTTGCCTCACCGGCCGCCAGCGCCGCCTATCTCACCGTCAGCGAGACCTTTCCGCTCGAAGTTCGCGCGCTGGCGATCGCGGTGTTCTACGCCGTCGGCACCGGCATCGGCGGCGTGATCGGGCCGGCGCTGTTCGGCGCGCTGATCGACACGGGATCACGCACCAGCGTGTTCGCCGGCTATTTGCTGGGGGCAGTCCTGATGCTCGCGGCCGCGATCGTGGCGTGGCGCTATGCCGTCTCGGCGGAGCGCAAATCGCTCGAACAAATCGCGCGGCCGCTCGCCTTTATGGAGTAG
- a CDS encoding trehalose-6-phosphate synthase translates to MNLVVVSNRVARGKPNEPMTGGLAAALLPVVEHSGAIWVGSSGRVRDGHQKEPFAEIEALGAGAIATLDLPAAHYGGYYEGFANSALWPALHSRSDLIRVSREDYVSYREVNAFMARALMRFRKTKTAFWVQDYHFLALGAELRDLGVDDPIGFFLHTPWPVAAVMQGVPNHRELITAMLAYDLLGFQTEEDRQNFLGYVGGELGLAVEDGVAISQHGRTRCEVFPIGIDAEKFAAYAAKSASHPDVSRLRRSLNGERLAIGVDRLDYSKGLVNRISAFDRLWTEQPQFARSISLLQIANPSRGAIEAYGNLQNEVARLVTDVNGRHGEVDWTPIRYLNKGFSQAVLAGLYRTAQVGVVTPLHDGMNLVAKEYVAAQNPADPGVLVLSKFAGAANELETALLVNPHDIDGMARAIAVAAAMPLTERKMRWDAMMKKLRGHTIQQWSADFVAELEKCRTEKVAVAPLATQPPQALRWLKSAISGVRLI, encoded by the coding sequence GTGAACTTAGTCGTCGTTTCAAATCGCGTCGCCCGCGGCAAGCCTAATGAGCCCATGACGGGCGGCCTCGCGGCGGCGCTGCTGCCGGTTGTGGAACATTCGGGCGCGATCTGGGTGGGGTCGTCGGGCCGGGTACGGGACGGCCATCAGAAGGAACCATTCGCTGAGATCGAGGCGCTCGGCGCAGGTGCCATCGCGACCCTGGATCTGCCGGCGGCGCACTACGGCGGCTATTATGAGGGCTTTGCCAATTCGGCGCTGTGGCCGGCGCTGCATTCGCGCAGCGACCTCATTCGCGTCTCGCGCGAAGATTATGTCAGCTATCGCGAGGTCAACGCCTTCATGGCGCGCGCGCTGATGCGCTTCCGAAAAACAAAAACCGCGTTCTGGGTGCAGGACTATCATTTCCTCGCGCTCGGCGCCGAGCTGCGCGACCTCGGCGTCGACGACCCGATCGGCTTCTTCCTGCATACGCCCTGGCCCGTCGCCGCGGTGATGCAAGGCGTGCCCAACCATCGCGAACTGATCACGGCGATGCTGGCCTACGATCTGCTCGGCTTCCAGACCGAGGAGGATCGCCAGAATTTCCTTGGTTATGTCGGCGGCGAGCTCGGCCTTGCCGTCGAGGATGGCGTTGCGATCTCGCAGCATGGCCGCACGCGCTGTGAAGTGTTTCCGATCGGCATCGACGCGGAGAAGTTCGCGGCCTATGCCGCCAAGTCGGCCTCGCATCCGGACGTGTCGCGGCTGCGGCGCAGCCTCAACGGCGAGCGGCTCGCGATCGGCGTCGACCGCCTCGACTATTCGAAGGGCCTCGTCAACCGCATCAGCGCGTTCGACCGGCTCTGGACCGAGCAGCCGCAATTTGCGCGCAGCATCTCGCTGCTGCAGATCGCCAATCCCTCGCGCGGTGCGATCGAGGCCTACGGCAATCTCCAGAACGAAGTGGCGCGCCTCGTCACCGACGTCAACGGCCGCCACGGCGAGGTCGACTGGACGCCGATCCGCTATTTGAACAAGGGCTTCAGCCAGGCCGTGCTCGCGGGTCTCTACCGGACAGCGCAGGTCGGCGTGGTGACGCCACTGCATGACGGCATGAACCTGGTCGCCAAGGAATATGTCGCAGCCCAGAACCCGGCCGATCCCGGCGTGCTGGTGCTGTCGAAGTTCGCCGGCGCCGCCAACGAGCTCGAGACCGCCTTGCTGGTCAATCCGCACGACATCGACGGCATGGCGCGCGCGATCGCGGTCGCAGCCGCAATGCCGCTGACCGAGCGCAAGATGCGCTGGGACGCGATGATGAAGAAGCTGCGCGGCCACACCATCCAGCAATGGTCGGCCGACTTCGTCGCCGAGCTCGAGAAGTGCCGGACCGAGAAGGTCGCCGTCGCCCCGCTCGCGACGCAACCGCCGCAAGCGCTGCGCTGGCTGAAATCGGCGATCTCAGGCGTGCGGCTGATTTAG
- a CDS encoding FIST N-terminal domain-containing protein, translating to MGQTDFRFGGAAGVAVAKSKAAGVAQAVADLAAQLPSEELALILLFLSPCYDPHQFIAEISRQFDGTQVCGCTTAGELAPDGWDENSVVALAFSRADFSAVVRPILNLDGFRVEDGRRIGTELRQELLRESSQGERGNPFGLVLIDGLCRREEAVMSAIYASLDDIPIVGGSAGDGMRFERTWVFFDGKAYTNAALLILLSTSLPFRVFKCDNFEPRPQKMVVTEADTENRTVRELNAEPAAEEYSRVVGIMDEKLDPFSFASHPVLVRVGGSYYARSIQRVEPDGSLHFFCAIDEGMVLTAATSRSLVGTTREAFAETRDQIGEVSLYIGFECLLRRLDAEQHQLARDMSELYRQNRVVGFHTYGEQFGSMHVNQTFTGVAIGRRPA from the coding sequence GTGGGGCAAACCGACTTTCGGTTTGGCGGTGCGGCCGGCGTTGCCGTCGCGAAGTCGAAGGCCGCGGGCGTCGCGCAAGCCGTTGCCGACCTCGCCGCTCAGCTGCCATCCGAGGAGCTGGCGCTCATCCTGCTGTTCCTCTCCCCATGCTACGATCCGCACCAATTCATCGCGGAGATCAGCCGGCAATTCGACGGCACCCAGGTCTGCGGTTGCACCACGGCGGGCGAGCTGGCGCCCGACGGCTGGGACGAGAACAGCGTCGTTGCTCTCGCCTTCAGCCGCGCCGACTTCTCGGCCGTGGTGCGGCCGATTCTCAATCTCGACGGTTTTCGCGTTGAGGACGGCCGCAGGATCGGCACCGAGCTTCGGCAGGAATTGCTGCGGGAATCGTCACAGGGCGAACGCGGAAATCCGTTCGGCCTGGTTCTGATCGACGGCTTGTGCCGCCGCGAAGAAGCCGTGATGTCCGCGATCTATGCCTCGCTCGACGACATTCCCATCGTCGGGGGATCTGCGGGCGACGGCATGCGCTTCGAGCGCACCTGGGTGTTTTTCGACGGCAAGGCCTACACCAATGCCGCCCTGCTGATCCTGTTGAGCACGTCGCTGCCGTTCCGGGTCTTCAAGTGTGACAATTTCGAACCGCGGCCCCAGAAGATGGTGGTCACCGAGGCCGACACCGAGAATCGAACCGTCAGGGAGCTGAACGCCGAGCCCGCGGCCGAGGAATATTCCCGCGTCGTCGGGATCATGGACGAAAAGCTCGACCCGTTCTCGTTCGCTTCGCATCCCGTTCTGGTCCGGGTCGGCGGCTCCTATTACGCCCGCTCGATCCAGCGCGTCGAACCGGACGGCTCGCTGCACTTCTTCTGCGCCATCGACGAAGGCATGGTGCTGACGGCGGCGACGTCGCGCAGCCTGGTCGGCACGACGCGCGAGGCCTTCGCGGAGACGCGCGACCAGATCGGCGAGGTCTCGCTCTATATCGGTTTCGAATGCCTGCTGCGCCGGCTCGACGCCGAGCAGCACCAGCTCGCCCGCGACATGTCCGAGCTCTACCGCCAGAATCGCGTCGTCGGCTTTCATACCTACGGCGAGCAGTTCGGCTCGATGCACGTGAACCAGACCTTCACCGGCGTCGCCATCGGCAGGCGTCCCGCGTGA
- a CDS encoding hybrid sensor histidine kinase/response regulator, translating to MTGPWQDPDAVEQLQREAAKLKKINAALMSRVERSMDQQLNAFSLFETAIALDRQVRDRTYQLREALHSIERANEGLYRAKQQAEAASSLKSSVLISVTHDLLQPLNAARLTLSALAEMMEAQDAGLLIDQVDRSLVTLEDLLRSLLEIAKLDAGALRPDVRPLALAPLFEQLRNEFAPLAARQGLSLRIRSAPVAVSSDAMMLRRVLQNLLANAIRYTRSGGVVMGCRRRGDRICVQVSDTGPGIAQTQQEAIFREFQRGEASATDQAGFGLGLSIVRRFATVLGHEVRLSSQVGKGSTFVLELEPADLAEVSDEVHEPKLSERQYGGLEGAKILLVENDPSGSEAMAALLEGWGCDVATTPSAADALLRLSELGGAPDAVIADLHLDHGESGLSAIADIRAQLKLDVPAMIITADYSEKAAKQASLSGLEVLKKPVKPAEMRALLSFLLS from the coding sequence GTGACCGGGCCGTGGCAGGACCCCGATGCGGTCGAGCAGCTGCAGCGGGAAGCCGCGAAGCTGAAGAAGATCAATGCCGCGCTGATGTCGCGCGTCGAGCGCTCGATGGACCAGCAGCTCAACGCCTTCTCGCTGTTCGAGACCGCCATCGCGCTCGACCGGCAGGTCCGGGACCGGACCTACCAGTTGCGCGAGGCGCTGCATTCGATCGAACGCGCCAATGAGGGTCTGTATCGCGCCAAGCAGCAGGCCGAGGCCGCCAGCTCGCTCAAATCGTCCGTCCTGATCTCGGTCACCCACGATCTGCTGCAGCCGCTGAACGCGGCGCGCCTGACGCTGTCGGCGCTGGCCGAGATGATGGAGGCGCAGGACGCGGGCCTGCTGATCGATCAGGTCGACCGCTCGCTGGTGACGCTGGAGGATCTGTTGCGCTCGTTGCTGGAGATCGCCAAGCTCGATGCGGGCGCGCTCAGGCCCGACGTGCGTCCGCTGGCGCTGGCGCCGCTGTTCGAGCAGCTTCGCAACGAATTCGCGCCGCTCGCTGCGCGGCAAGGCCTGTCCTTGCGCATCCGCAGCGCGCCGGTCGCGGTGTCGTCGGACGCGATGATGCTGCGGCGCGTGCTGCAAAATCTGCTCGCCAATGCCATCCGCTACACCCGCAGCGGCGGCGTCGTGATGGGGTGCAGGCGACGGGGCGACCGCATCTGCGTCCAGGTCTCCGACACCGGGCCGGGAATCGCGCAGACGCAACAGGAGGCCATCTTTCGCGAATTCCAGCGCGGCGAAGCCAGCGCGACCGACCAGGCCGGCTTCGGGCTCGGTCTCTCCATCGTTCGCCGCTTCGCAACCGTGCTCGGACACGAGGTGCGGCTGTCGTCGCAGGTCGGCAAGGGATCGACGTTCGTCCTCGAGCTCGAGCCGGCCGATCTCGCCGAGGTCAGCGACGAGGTGCACGAGCCCAAGCTCAGCGAACGTCAATATGGCGGGCTCGAAGGCGCCAAGATCCTGCTGGTCGAGAACGATCCGTCCGGCTCCGAGGCCATGGCCGCCCTGCTGGAAGGGTGGGGATGCGACGTCGCGACCACGCCCTCGGCTGCGGACGCGCTGCTGCGCCTCAGCGAGCTGGGCGGAGCGCCCGACGCGGTCATCGCCGATCTTCATCTCGATCACGGCGAGAGCGGATTGTCGGCGATCGCCGACATCCGGGCGCAGCTGAAGCTCGACGTGCCCGCGATGATCATCACCGCCGATTATTCCGAGAAGGCCGCCAAGCAAGCGAGCCTCTCCGGCCTCGAAGTCTTGAAGAAGCCGGTCAAGCCCGCCGAGATGCGCGCGCTGTTATCGTTCCTGCTGAGCTAG